In the genome of Triticum urartu cultivar G1812 chromosome 5, Tu2.1, whole genome shotgun sequence, one region contains:
- the LOC125507504 gene encoding rRNA 2'-O-methyltransferase fibrillarin 1-like encodes MAIRADLDVAVARLVMLIQSAENCRLDIGECVIDGVAWHNEDASKLEYRVWNPFRSELAAAVLGGVDNIWIAPRTRVLYLGAAFRTTMSHVSDNVGPTGLVYAVEFSHRSGRDLVNMAKKRTNVIPITEDARHPAK; translated from the exons ATGGCCATAAGGGCTGATCTTGATGTAGCGGTGGCGCGCCTCGTTATGTTGATTCAGTCAGCTGAAAATTGTCGATTGGATATTGGTGAGTGCGTAATTGATGGCGTTGCCTGGCAT AATGAGGACGCATCCAAGCTTGAGTATAGGGTGTGGAACCCCTTCAGATCCGAGCTGGCTGCTGCTGTGCTCGGTGGTGTGGACAACATCTGGATT GCTCCTAGAACACGTGTGCTGTACCTCGGAGCTGCCTTTCGAACAACCATGTCTCATGTGTCTGACAATGTTGGACCG ACTGGGTTGGTGTATGCCGTTGAGTTCTCTCACCGGAGTGGTAGGGATCTTGTCAACATGGCCAAGAAGAGGACCAATGTCATTCCCATCACTGAGGATGCTAGGCACCCGGCAAAGTAA